In Brevibacillus brevis NBRC 100599, a single genomic region encodes these proteins:
- a CDS encoding aldehyde dehydrogenase family protein produces MSILQTLDKQYINGEWRDGLGAKTLQDINPYNGEIIAEFKMANLEDIDAAYKAAANAKKEWDEVNAYTKSRMLERAVRYIEEHEEEIIQIIIRELGGTRLKAFFEIGLVKDIIREAATFPVRMEGKILPSPVDGKENRLYRIPAGVVGVISPFNFPFYLSMKSVAPALGAGNGVVLKPHEHTPITGGTLIAKIFEEVGLPKGLINVVVTDIAEIGDGFVSHPIPRILSFTGSSQVGSHIAQVAAKHFKKAILELGGNSALIVLEDADLQYAVNAAVFSRFTHQGQICMSANRVLVHQDVYDKFLDLYVEKVSGLKVGDPNDPDTVIGPLINQRQVANLMATIDEAIREGAVPALKGEVKGNVVEPIVLTGVTTDMSIASKELFGPAVCIMSFASEEEAIRMANETPFGLSGAIHTRDLERGAQMAKRIETGMIHINDGTINDEPIVAFGGEKHSGLGRLNGQWSLEEFTTLKWISVQHKKRQFPY; encoded by the coding sequence ATGTCAATCCTTCAAACACTGGACAAGCAGTACATCAATGGGGAGTGGCGCGACGGACTTGGCGCGAAGACATTGCAAGATATCAACCCTTACAACGGGGAAATCATCGCAGAATTCAAAATGGCAAATCTGGAGGATATCGACGCGGCTTACAAGGCGGCAGCCAACGCGAAAAAAGAGTGGGATGAAGTGAATGCCTATACCAAATCCCGAATGTTGGAGCGTGCAGTTCGCTATATCGAAGAGCATGAAGAAGAAATCATTCAGATCATCATTCGTGAACTAGGTGGAACCCGACTGAAGGCATTTTTTGAGATCGGGCTTGTGAAGGATATTATTCGCGAAGCGGCTACGTTCCCGGTGCGCATGGAAGGAAAAATTCTCCCTTCTCCCGTAGACGGAAAGGAAAATCGCTTGTATCGGATTCCCGCAGGAGTTGTCGGTGTCATCAGTCCGTTCAACTTCCCGTTCTATCTGTCGATGAAGTCCGTAGCTCCAGCTCTTGGCGCGGGCAACGGTGTCGTCCTCAAACCGCATGAGCACACGCCAATCACGGGTGGGACTCTCATCGCGAAAATTTTTGAAGAAGTAGGTCTGCCCAAAGGCTTGATCAACGTCGTTGTAACGGATATTGCTGAAATTGGCGATGGGTTTGTCTCCCACCCGATTCCGCGCATCCTTTCGTTTACAGGCTCTAGCCAAGTAGGAAGCCATATCGCGCAAGTGGCAGCGAAGCATTTCAAGAAGGCGATTTTGGAGCTAGGTGGCAATAGTGCCCTCATTGTTTTGGAGGATGCGGATCTCCAGTATGCCGTCAATGCAGCGGTATTCAGCCGCTTTACCCACCAAGGTCAGATTTGCATGTCGGCTAACCGGGTTCTGGTTCACCAAGATGTATACGATAAATTCCTCGATCTGTATGTGGAAAAAGTATCTGGTCTCAAGGTAGGCGACCCAAATGATCCAGACACGGTAATCGGTCCACTCATCAATCAACGGCAAGTCGCCAACCTGATGGCAACGATCGATGAGGCGATACGCGAAGGAGCCGTTCCTGCACTGAAAGGGGAAGTAAAAGGAAACGTGGTCGAGCCGATTGTTTTGACAGGAGTGACCACAGACATGTCGATTGCATCCAAAGAGCTGTTTGGTCCGGCTGTTTGCATCATGTCGTTTGCTTCCGAGGAAGAAGCAATTCGCATGGCGAACGAAACACCATTTGGATTGTCCGGGGCGATTCATACCCGCGATCTGGAGAGAGGTGCCCAGATGGCCAAGCGCATTGAGACCGGCATGATTCATATCAACGATGGAACGATCAATGACGAACCAATTGTGGCGTTCGGCGGTGAAAAGCATTCCGGATTGGGACGCTTGAATGGTCAATGGAGCCTAGAAGAGTTTACTACGCTAAAATGGATTTCGGTTCAGCACAAAAAGCGTCAATTTCCGTACTAA
- a CDS encoding M14 family metallopeptidase gives MDKKVRYVVSTALVISLFTSPSITEAEPQTHIPYYGIGPTYVQPAQIESLFPKPTIRFGTPGFQEGKEAFTSQEEMMAYISKLVAGNKEIQLLSIGTSLEGRDIPLLLFSKDHGKLKQTNEKPLIWLQAQIHGNEPAAGESALVIAKWLAEGKLGTNLLDNVNVAIVPRINPDGSYQFKRYIATELDANRDYMKVEYPEVQAVHQAMNTYQPDVVLDAHEYGVSSSQLRDVGEKGAISSYDVLISSAKNLNIPTNLRKMSDNLLLANVQKALDKEQLSHHAYYTLAKGKDGKVTATEGSTETRIGRNALGLKNTLTFLVETRGIGIGRADFERRVYSQAITHAAVIQSTAANAKAIKSAVTQARAEITEKGKKANDNDKLVILSENKRIPGQSLEVVDLATAKKVSTPIDWVSSTDAYPVLERERPTAYLMPPGYHDVAAKLELLGVSVSKLSKETTIAVESYTILENKVNTIYENGHFTNQVTANVTETTKTFPAGSYVFSMAQPNANFIALALEPESVDSYVTFNFLPVEKGDEVPVYRYMLEHPLPTTNKD, from the coding sequence ATGGACAAGAAAGTACGCTACGTTGTTTCTACAGCACTCGTAATATCTCTGTTCACCAGCCCCTCAATCACCGAAGCTGAACCACAAACCCACATTCCTTATTACGGAATCGGGCCAACCTATGTACAACCTGCACAGATTGAGAGCTTATTTCCCAAGCCAACTATCCGGTTTGGGACACCCGGCTTCCAAGAAGGAAAAGAAGCTTTTACGTCCCAGGAAGAAATGATGGCTTACATAAGTAAATTGGTTGCAGGCAACAAGGAAATCCAGCTGCTATCCATCGGTACATCATTGGAAGGTCGGGACATCCCCCTGCTGTTATTCAGCAAAGACCACGGCAAGCTCAAACAAACCAATGAGAAGCCACTCATCTGGCTACAGGCACAAATCCACGGGAATGAGCCCGCCGCTGGTGAATCTGCCCTTGTCATCGCCAAATGGTTGGCAGAGGGAAAGCTTGGGACCAACCTCTTGGATAACGTAAACGTTGCGATTGTTCCTCGCATCAACCCGGATGGCTCCTACCAATTCAAACGCTACATCGCGACAGAGCTGGATGCCAACCGCGACTACATGAAGGTAGAATATCCAGAGGTGCAAGCGGTTCACCAAGCCATGAATACCTACCAACCTGATGTGGTGCTTGATGCCCACGAATACGGCGTCTCTTCTAGCCAGCTTCGCGATGTTGGAGAAAAAGGCGCGATCTCTTCCTACGATGTTCTGATCTCCTCTGCGAAAAACTTAAATATCCCCACCAACCTGCGCAAAATGTCAGACAACCTGCTCTTGGCTAACGTTCAAAAAGCACTCGACAAGGAGCAACTTTCTCATCACGCTTACTATACGCTGGCAAAAGGCAAGGACGGAAAAGTGACCGCAACAGAAGGCAGCACAGAGACAAGAATCGGACGCAATGCCTTGGGATTGAAAAACACGTTAACATTTTTGGTGGAAACACGCGGCATCGGCATTGGACGCGCCGATTTTGAACGACGTGTATACAGTCAGGCCATAACTCACGCTGCTGTCATTCAATCAACAGCGGCCAACGCCAAGGCAATCAAGTCCGCCGTGACCCAGGCACGCGCAGAAATCACGGAAAAAGGCAAAAAGGCAAACGACAACGACAAACTCGTTATCCTGAGTGAGAATAAGCGAATACCGGGTCAATCTCTCGAAGTAGTCGATCTCGCAACAGCAAAAAAAGTGTCTACCCCCATCGACTGGGTAAGCTCTACAGATGCCTATCCTGTACTCGAACGTGAGCGACCCACTGCTTATCTCATGCCTCCTGGCTATCATGACGTTGCAGCCAAGCTGGAACTGCTCGGTGTTTCGGTAAGCAAGCTATCAAAAGAAACGACCATAGCGGTAGAAAGCTACACCATTTTGGAAAACAAGGTGAATACGATATACGAGAATGGGCATTTCACCAATCAAGTGACTGCAAATGTAACAGAAACAACGAAAACCTTTCCTGCGGGTAGTTACGTGTTCAGCATGGCCCAACCAAACGCGAACTTTATTGCGTTGGCCCTGGAACCGGAATCAGTGGACAGCTACGTCACGTTTAACTTCCTGCCCGTTGAAAAGGGCGATGAAGTACCGGTGTATCGCTATATGCTGGAGCATCCACTACCCACCACAAATAAGGACTAA
- a CDS encoding methyl-accepting chemotaxis protein — protein sequence MNGYEGWNETEASEKGKNAELLEAFIKVAPYLNDLLNDDITIGVYDTEKLLRNVPAQTFSLQVKSGDPLQEGDVITNAIRKNTKQAMMVPKELFGFPLVARAIPLHDHTGKVIGGVGIGSSMERANELYEIAANLSSVVEQVSATTHEMAVQIGNLNEQMKAISEQANDVSQSTTEIEQITLAVKKIADQSNILGLNASIEAARVGDAGRGFAVVANEVRNMATDSRTNADKIKQTTDSIRDLITLLQNSIELINQTMESQAAATEEISATMVEVSDNTNKLAGLAQEVFEIK from the coding sequence ATGAACGGATACGAAGGATGGAACGAAACAGAAGCCTCCGAAAAGGGGAAAAATGCAGAACTTCTCGAGGCTTTCATCAAGGTTGCTCCCTATTTAAATGATTTGCTCAACGATGACATTACCATTGGGGTCTACGACACGGAAAAGCTATTGCGCAATGTGCCTGCCCAAACATTTTCCCTGCAGGTAAAGTCTGGTGATCCACTCCAGGAGGGAGATGTGATCACGAACGCGATTCGAAAAAACACCAAGCAGGCAATGATGGTTCCCAAGGAATTATTTGGTTTTCCTCTCGTCGCACGGGCGATCCCCTTGCATGATCACACGGGAAAAGTTATCGGCGGTGTTGGCATTGGTTCGAGTATGGAACGAGCCAATGAGCTGTATGAAATTGCCGCAAATCTCTCGAGCGTCGTCGAGCAGGTCAGTGCCACCACACACGAGATGGCCGTGCAGATCGGGAATTTGAACGAGCAAATGAAGGCGATCTCAGAGCAAGCCAATGATGTGAGCCAAAGTACAACTGAGATCGAGCAAATTACACTCGCCGTGAAAAAAATCGCTGATCAAAGTAACATTTTGGGACTAAATGCGAGCATTGAGGCTGCGAGAGTAGGAGATGCAGGGCGTGGATTCGCTGTCGTCGCGAATGAGGTTCGCAATATGGCGACAGATTCACGGACGAATGCAGACAAAATCAAGCAAACCACGGATTCCATCCGGGATTTGATAACCCTGCTACAAAATTCGATTGAATTGATCAATCAAACCATGGAGAGTCAGGCAGCCGCTACGGAGGAAATTTCTGCGACGATGGTCGAAGTGAGCGACAATACGAATAAGCTGGCAGGGCTTGCCCAAGAAGTGTTTGAAATAAAGTAA